Part of the Aquipuribacter sp. SD81 genome is shown below.
ACCAGCTCGTCCCAGCTGGGCGGGGCGAGGAAGACGAACTGCGCCTGCGGGTACGTGCGCCTGACCTGCCGCGCCCCCTGGATGTCGATCTCCAGCAGGACCGGGCGGCCGGTGGCCAGCGCGGCCTCGACCGCGCTGCGCGGCGTGCCGTAGCGGCGCCGGCCGTGCACGAGCGCCCACTCCAGCAGCTCGCCGTGCGCGACCATCTCGTCGAAGCGCTCGTCGGCGACGAAGTGGTAGTGGACGCCGTCGACCTCGCCGGGTCGCGGCGCCCGGGTCGTCGCCGACACCGAGATGGCGACCTCGGGGTAGCGCCGCCGCACGTCGGCGGACACGGTGCCCTTGCCGACGGCGGTCGGGCCCGCGAGCACGGTGACCCGCGGGCCGGACCCCTCGGGCGGCGCCGGGACCGACGCCGCTGGCGGCTCAGCCGTCACCTGCCGCCGAAGCGGTCGATGAGGGCGGCGGTCTGGTTGGCGCCGAGCCCGCGCACGCGGCGGGTCTCGCTGATGCCGATCTCCTCCATGATCGCCTTGGCCCGCACCTTGCCGGTGCCGGGCAGCGCCTCGAGGAGGGCGGCGACCTTCATCTTGCCGATGACGTCGTTCGTCTCGCCCTCCTTGATGACCTCGGCGAGCGAGGCGGAGGAGTTCTTGAGGCGGTTCTTCACCTCGGCCCGCTCCCGGCGGGCGGCAGCGGCCTTCTCGAGCGCCGCGGCGCGCTGCTCCGGGGTGAGAGTGGGAAGGGGCACGTGACACCTCTGTGCGTGTAGTCGGCGGATGCGGGGGGCGCCGTCACCCGGGATCGGGCGACGACCGGTGTTCGGGGACGGACTCCGGCGGGAGCGCCGACCGGTGGGACCCGGACCCGGCGGCTGCCGCACCGGGAAACGTACCCATGGCGGTGCTGCTGGTCCAACGCCGCCCCCGGCCCCGGTGTGCCCGCTCAGCCGGTGCCGCTGCGTGACAGCGCGTGCGCGCACTGCTCCGCAAGGCGTCCGGCCTGCTCGCGCAACGCGGCGACGTCGGGACCGGCGTGCAGCACCTCGCGGCTCGCGCTCGGCACGAGCCGGTGCGGCGGCACGCCGGCCGCCGCGGCGGTCGCCGCGACGTCCGAGGGCGTCGCGCCCTGGGCGCCGAGACCGGGCAGCAGCAGGTGGCCGCGGACCGCGTCGAGCCGGACGCCCGAGCGGGCCAGCAGCGGCGCGACGGTCGCCCCCACGACCAGCCCGACGGGGCCGACGTCGTGCTCCGGTGCGAGGCCGGCGTCGTCGGCGGCGGCCGCCGCGGCGACGCCCGCGGCCACCGACGGCGAGCCGTCCGG
Proteins encoded:
- the gmk gene encoding guanylate kinase, coding for MLAGPTAVGKGTVSADVRRRYPEVAISVSATTRAPRPGEVDGVHYHFVADERFDEMVAHGELLEWALVHGRRRYGTPRSAVEAALATGRPVLLEIDIQGARQVRRTYPQAQFVFLAPPSWDELVRRLEGRGTEDAAERTRRLETARVELAAEPEFDVTIVNRDVGRAADDLVSLMGLPTRRLEP
- the mihF gene encoding integration host factor, actinobacterial type → MPLPTLTPEQRAAALEKAAAARRERAEVKNRLKNSSASLAEVIKEGETNDVIGKMKVAALLEALPGTGKVRAKAIMEEIGISETRRVRGLGANQTAALIDRFGGR